The following are encoded in a window of Dehalococcoidia bacterium genomic DNA:
- a CDS encoding amidohydrolase family protein, translated as MVRAIDMHVHVPPQGEAARHPLRVATQAYFRAPPPPEGVEVMAQYYAERDIVGVILAEDWEAKTGLPPVSNDFIADIVRRYPGQFIGFCCVDPWKGKKAIDEVRRSVEELGLRGVKFHPSLQEFFPNDHRFYPLWETIARLGVPALFHSGMTGFGAGYPGGGGIKTKYCAPIPHIDDLAADFPELTIIMAHPAFPWVDEQIAVLLHKPNVFMDLSGYSPKYFPPQLVQYANTLLQDKVMFGSDYPMITPDRWLADFEGAPFRDEVRPKILRENAARVLKVDL; from the coding sequence ATGGTCAGGGCCATCGACATGCACGTACACGTCCCACCCCAGGGAGAAGCCGCCCGCCATCCCCTGCGGGTAGCCACCCAGGCCTACTTCCGGGCACCACCCCCGCCCGAAGGGGTGGAGGTCATGGCCCAGTACTACGCCGAGCGCGATATAGTGGGCGTCATCCTGGCCGAGGACTGGGAGGCCAAGACCGGCCTGCCGCCCGTCAGCAACGACTTTATCGCCGACATTGTGCGCCGCTATCCGGGGCAGTTCATCGGCTTCTGCTGCGTGGACCCCTGGAAAGGGAAGAAGGCCATCGATGAAGTGCGCCGCAGCGTCGAGGAGCTGGGGCTGCGGGGAGTCAAGTTCCATCCCAGCCTGCAGGAGTTCTTTCCCAATGACCACCGGTTCTATCCTCTCTGGGAGACTATTGCCCGGCTGGGGGTGCCGGCCCTTTTCCACAGCGGCATGACAGGCTTCGGCGCCGGTTACCCCGGCGGCGGGGGCATAAAGACCAAGTACTGCGCCCCCATACCCCACATAGACGACCTGGCTGCCGACTTCCCCGAGCTGACCATCATCATGGCCCATCCCGCCTTCCCTTGGGTGGACGAGCAGATAGCGGTCCTCCTGCACAAGCCCAACGTGTTCATGGACCTCTCGGGCTACTCGCCCAAGTACTTCCCGCCCCAGCTGGTGCAGTATGCCAACACTCTGTTGCAGGACAAGGTGATGTTCGGCTCCGACTACCCCATGATCACGCCCGACCGCTGGCTGGCGGACTTCGAGGGGGCACCCTTCCGCGACGAGGTGCGACCCAAGATACTGCGCGAGAACGCCGCCCGTGTCCTGAAGGTGGACCTGTAG
- the ccrA gene encoding crotonyl-CoA carboxylase/reductase, with product MLVKKDIYEIGEIPPAGHIPKYMYAQVIRRERFGEPIKGFQIEKIEVPRDLKPDEVLVLVMAAGINYNNVWASLGVPVDVISVQQRDGDPSDFHIGGSDASGIVWAVGSEVRNVKEGDRVVIHCGMWDKDDPYIKAGGDPIMAPSARIWGYETNWGSFAQFCKVQAHQCMPKAPHLTWEEAAAPTLVGATAYRMLLGWPPHTVQEGDVVLVWGGAGGLGTMGIQITKIFGGIPIAVVSSDDKFGYCMKLGAKGCINRKKFNHWGMLPHWTDREAYNRWLEGARAFGRAIWDALGDRRNPRIVYEHPGEDTIPTSIFVCDTGGMVVICAGTTGYNAVVDLRYLWMRQKRFQGSHFANDEQAYAFNQLVIEGKIDPCMSSRLFKFEEIGLAHQLMYENRHPEGNMVALVSAPRPGLKDLP from the coding sequence ATGCTGGTCAAGAAGGACATTTACGAGATAGGCGAGATCCCCCCTGCTGGCCACATTCCCAAGTACATGTATGCCCAGGTCATCCGTCGCGAGCGTTTCGGCGAGCCCATCAAGGGCTTCCAGATCGAGAAGATCGAGGTGCCCCGCGATCTGAAGCCCGACGAGGTGCTGGTGCTGGTGATGGCCGCCGGCATCAACTACAACAACGTCTGGGCGTCCCTGGGGGTGCCGGTGGACGTCATCTCCGTCCAGCAGCGGGACGGCGATCCCTCCGACTTCCACATCGGCGGCTCCGACGCGTCCGGCATCGTCTGGGCGGTGGGCAGCGAGGTGCGCAACGTCAAAGAGGGCGACCGGGTCGTCATCCACTGCGGCATGTGGGACAAGGACGACCCGTACATCAAGGCCGGCGGCGACCCCATCATGGCGCCTTCGGCCCGCATCTGGGGGTATGAGACCAACTGGGGCAGCTTCGCCCAGTTCTGCAAGGTGCAGGCCCACCAGTGCATGCCCAAAGCGCCCCACCTGACCTGGGAGGAGGCGGCTGCCCCCACCCTGGTGGGGGCCACCGCCTACCGCATGCTCCTGGGCTGGCCTCCGCACACCGTCCAGGAGGGGGACGTGGTGCTGGTGTGGGGAGGAGCTGGCGGTCTGGGCACCATGGGCATCCAGATAACCAAGATCTTCGGCGGCATCCCCATAGCGGTGGTCTCCAGCGATGACAAGTTCGGCTACTGCATGAAGCTGGGGGCCAAGGGGTGCATCAACCGCAAGAAGTTTAACCACTGGGGCATGCTCCCCCACTGGACGGACCGCGAGGCCTACAACCGCTGGCTGGAGGGTGCCCGTGCCTTCGGCCGCGCCATCTGGGACGCCCTGGGCGACCGTCGCAACCCCCGCATCGTCTACGAGCACCCCGGAGAGGACACCATCCCCACTTCCATCTTCGTCTGCGACACGGGCGGCATGGTGGTCATCTGCGCCGGCACCACCGGCTACAACGCGGTGGTGGACCTGCGCTATCTCTGGATGCGACAGAAGCGCTTTCAGGGCTCTCACTTCGCCAATGACGAGCAGGCCTATGCCTTCAACCAGCTGGTCATCGAGGGTAAGATAGACCCGTGCATGTCTTCGCGCCTGTTCAAGTTCGAGGAGATCGGCCTGGCCCACCAGCTCATGTATGAGAACCGTCACCCCGAGGGCAACATGGTGGCCCTGGTCAGCGCGCCGCGTCCGGGCCTGAAGGACCTGCCCTGA
- a CDS encoding cytochrome c biogenesis protein CcdA, with translation MELGGVGLGVAFLAGLFSCLSPCVLPLVPAYLGYLSGATATAAQAEAAGPGAAVAVQARPTVGGPVLGHALGFVLGFSVVFVLFGVSLGVLGFFLREHLDIVQKVAGSLLIVLGLHLAGVIPIPWLEQERRLGIGGGRGYLRSFLVGASFASGWSPCIGPTLGAILALAVSGGSWAQAAVLLATYSAGMAVPFLAMGAGFDALRPLYLRLRRWSGAINFVSGVILVVVGVLVFTDSLIGLNRLFDWGPLAELSGRF, from the coding sequence TTGGAGCTGGGCGGCGTGGGGCTGGGGGTGGCCTTCCTGGCGGGGCTTTTCTCTTGCCTCTCGCCCTGTGTACTGCCCCTGGTGCCAGCCTACCTGGGCTACCTGAGCGGGGCCACGGCCACCGCCGCCCAGGCGGAGGCAGCCGGGCCGGGGGCGGCGGTGGCAGTGCAGGCGCGCCCGACGGTCGGCGGGCCTGTGCTGGGCCATGCCCTGGGGTTCGTCCTCGGCTTCAGCGTCGTCTTCGTCCTGTTCGGGGTCTCCCTGGGGGTGCTGGGATTCTTCTTGCGGGAGCATCTGGACATCGTCCAGAAGGTGGCCGGCAGCCTGCTCATCGTTCTGGGCCTGCACCTGGCCGGGGTCATCCCCATACCCTGGCTGGAGCAGGAGAGGCGCCTCGGCATCGGCGGAGGCAGAGGTTACCTGCGCTCCTTCCTGGTAGGCGCTTCCTTCGCCTCGGGATGGAGCCCCTGCATTGGTCCGACCCTGGGCGCCATCCTAGCTCTGGCCGTCTCGGGAGGAAGCTGGGCCCAGGCGGCTGTCTTGCTGGCCACCTACTCGGCCGGGATGGCGGTGCCCTTCCTGGCCATGGGGGCTGGCTTCGATGCCCTGCGACCCCTCTACCTGCGTCTGAGGCGCTGGTCGGGCGCCATCAACTTCGTCAGCGGCGTCATCCTGGTGGTGGTGGGCGTGCTGGTCTTCACCGACAGCCTCATCGGCCTGAACCGCCTGTTCGATTGGGGGCCTCTGGCGGAGCTGTCGGGCCGCTTCTGA
- a CDS encoding GrpB family protein, which produces MTRHSSQPIVIADYDPHWPRHFEAERDLIVRACGPEAFVAIEHIGSTAVPGLAAKPIIDIMAGVRSLNLVTGLIGPLGSIGYQYVPEYEVDMPERRYFRKDVGGRRAFHLHVVEHGGEFWERHLLFRDFLRTHPDAARAYERLKRALAAEYSARSDRAGYTEAKTDFIRAIEEQARAEAERRRR; this is translated from the coding sequence GTGACGAGACATTCCAGCCAGCCCATCGTCATCGCCGATTATGACCCTCATTGGCCCCGCCATTTCGAAGCGGAGCGCGACCTGATAGTGCGCGCTTGCGGCCCCGAAGCGTTCGTGGCCATCGAGCACATCGGCAGCACTGCCGTGCCCGGCCTCGCAGCGAAGCCCATCATCGACATCATGGCGGGAGTACGGTCCCTCAACTTGGTGACCGGGTTGATCGGGCCGCTGGGATCCATCGGCTATCAGTACGTGCCCGAGTATGAGGTCGATATGCCGGAGCGTCGCTACTTCCGCAAGGACGTGGGCGGGCGACGCGCCTTCCACCTGCATGTGGTCGAGCATGGCGGCGAATTCTGGGAGCGGCACCTGCTCTTCCGGGACTTCCTGCGAACCCATCCCGACGCCGCACGGGCCTACGAGCGGCTCAAGCGCGCGCTGGCCGCGGAGTACAGCGCCCGGTCCGACCGTGCCGGCTACACCGAAGCCAAGACCGACTTCATCCGGGCGATAGAGGAGCAGGCGCGGGCAGAGGCTGAGCGACGGCGTCGCTGA
- a CDS encoding lactate racemase domain-containing protein — MPQVVTLPFGAGTVQVELPDDAIVIGGGGDGRPRLQPAPDQEGTVREALANPLGMPRLGELARPGARVLIAFDDCTVASYGPVRRVAIEAIVEELRAAGVREEDIHLVCANALHRKWRREELASVLGQELVDRFGQRLSCHDAEAPEDLVYLGTSESGYDVEVHRLVAEADITCYVNAGYHLGFNGGWKSIVVGLSTWRSIRWTHTPDGMSMSVHDNRMHRVLTEMGHHLQRRLGRPIFKVETVLANPYQVARVFAGDVDATRQAAIEVMASLFPPRRAEAPVKADVLVYGVPAWSPYATFARMNPILTLVSSGLGYLGGYIEALGKPGCSVVMATPCPEEWDMVHHPAYKEVWDRVLPQTRDPYEIMARFEDEFVSHRGYIEAYRFGYAYHPVHALLATHPLKRLRHAARVFVAGAEDPAVPRHLGFIPTRTVEEAIAEARRLHGPDASVACVARFPGT; from the coding sequence ATGCCCCAGGTGGTGACCCTCCCCTTCGGCGCTGGCACCGTCCAGGTCGAGCTGCCAGACGATGCTATCGTCATAGGTGGCGGAGGTGATGGCCGCCCCCGCCTGCAGCCTGCTCCCGATCAGGAGGGGACCGTCCGCGAGGCCCTGGCCAACCCTCTGGGGATGCCCCGGCTGGGCGAGCTGGCACGCCCCGGGGCACGCGTCCTCATCGCCTTCGATGACTGCACCGTCGCCTCCTACGGCCCGGTGCGTCGGGTGGCCATCGAGGCCATTGTGGAGGAGCTGAGGGCGGCGGGCGTGCGAGAGGAGGACATCCATCTGGTCTGCGCCAATGCCCTCCACCGCAAGTGGCGAAGGGAGGAACTGGCCTCCGTGCTGGGGCAGGAGCTGGTGGACCGCTTCGGCCAGCGCCTCTCCTGCCACGACGCCGAGGCGCCCGAAGACCTGGTCTACCTCGGCACGAGCGAAAGCGGCTACGACGTGGAGGTCCACCGGCTGGTGGCCGAGGCCGACATCACCTGCTACGTCAATGCCGGGTATCACCTGGGCTTCAACGGCGGCTGGAAGTCCATCGTGGTGGGACTCTCCACCTGGCGCTCCATCCGCTGGACGCACACGCCCGACGGCATGTCCATGTCCGTCCACGACAACCGCATGCACCGGGTGCTGACGGAGATGGGGCACCACCTGCAGCGCAGGCTGGGGAGGCCCATATTCAAGGTGGAGACGGTGCTGGCCAACCCCTACCAGGTGGCCCGCGTCTTCGCCGGCGACGTGGACGCGACGCGGCAGGCCGCCATCGAGGTGATGGCCTCCCTTTTCCCGCCCCGACGGGCCGAGGCGCCCGTCAAGGCCGACGTCTTGGTCTATGGAGTGCCGGCCTGGAGCCCCTATGCAACGTTCGCACGCATGAACCCCATCCTGACGCTGGTCTCCAGCGGACTGGGATATCTCGGGGGCTATATCGAGGCGCTGGGCAAGCCCGGCTGTTCGGTGGTCATGGCTACCCCGTGTCCCGAGGAGTGGGACATGGTCCACCACCCGGCCTACAAGGAGGTATGGGACCGGGTCCTGCCTCAGACCAGGGACCCTTACGAGATCATGGCCCGCTTCGAGGACGAGTTCGTCTCTCACCGAGGCTACATCGAGGCCTACCGCTTCGGCTACGCCTATCACCCCGTGCATGCGCTGCTGGCCACCCATCCGCTGAAGCGTCTGCGCCACGCCGCGCGGGTGTTCGTGGCCGGAGCCGAAGACCCGGCGGTGCCCAGGCACTTGGGCTTCATACCCACCCGGACGGTGGAGGAGGCCATCGCTGAGGCGCGGCGCCTGCACGGCCCCGATGCCAGCGTGGCCTGCGTGGCCCGCTTCCCGGGCACCTAG
- the cysS gene encoding cysteine--tRNA ligase — MTLRLYNTIARRKEEFRPLEPGRVRMYSCGPTVYRYAHIGNLRTYLMADWLRRTLEALGYEVTHVKNITDVGHMRQEHLERGEDKVIAAALAEGKTPQQIAQFYTEAFLRDEARLNILPAHHFPRASEHVSDMIALVQRLQEKGHAYEREGNVYFDVSSFPAYGRLSGQTGEGLAEGVRVEPDPLKRDQRDFALWKAAEPGRMLKWPSPWGEGFPGWHIECSAMAIRYLGPRLDIHTGGVDNIFPHHEDELAQSEAAYGSPFVRYWVHGQHLLVDGLKMAKSTGNVYTLDDLTRRGFEPLAFRYLCATVHYRTRMNFTWESLRAAQRGLLRLRLHAQAADGEAEALPEEAAPWLRRFWEAVCDDLGLPRALAVAWGVARSSLPAPVKRRLLLDFDRVLGLGLDRPAEAPSLPAEVELLRRERDALRAQGRWAEADRLRLRLGEMGYEVRDTRSGTAVVPRPRWLAQPGTISRSSDVPSIIQQPPTLEFSVSLLARDNLPEVRRCLQALLRWLPTEAEVLVVDNGSSDDTGRWLDELAADDRRVRVFHADHFLGAAAGRNVTVRQARGRIFVWLDASVELTDDVFSPLAVDLSRPRVGLVGRWGLRSSDLRSFDEVEEAGEVDALEGYLMALRREVLAQVAPLDEKFRFYRHLDLDLSLAVRSRGYILVCDPSLPVVRHAHGEWERTPPEERERLSRRNFYRFLRRWGGRQDLLVGSR; from the coding sequence CTGATGGCCGACTGGCTGCGGCGGACGCTGGAGGCCCTGGGCTACGAGGTGACCCACGTCAAGAACATCACCGACGTGGGGCACATGCGCCAGGAGCATCTGGAGCGTGGGGAGGACAAGGTCATCGCCGCCGCCCTGGCCGAGGGCAAGACCCCTCAGCAGATCGCCCAGTTCTACACCGAGGCCTTTCTGCGGGACGAGGCGCGGCTGAACATCCTGCCCGCCCACCACTTCCCTCGCGCCAGCGAGCATGTGTCAGACATGATCGCCCTGGTGCAGAGGCTTCAGGAGAAAGGCCATGCATATGAGCGAGAGGGCAACGTCTACTTCGACGTCTCCAGCTTTCCCGCCTACGGGCGCCTCTCGGGGCAGACCGGGGAGGGGCTGGCCGAGGGGGTGAGGGTGGAGCCAGACCCCCTCAAGCGGGACCAGCGGGACTTCGCCCTCTGGAAGGCCGCCGAGCCGGGGCGAATGCTCAAGTGGCCGAGCCCCTGGGGCGAGGGCTTCCCGGGCTGGCACATCGAGTGCTCGGCCATGGCCATTCGTTACCTGGGGCCGCGGCTGGACATCCACACGGGAGGGGTGGACAACATCTTCCCCCATCACGAGGACGAACTGGCCCAGAGCGAAGCGGCCTATGGCAGCCCCTTCGTCCGCTACTGGGTGCACGGACAGCACCTGCTGGTGGACGGCCTGAAGATGGCCAAGTCCACCGGCAATGTGTATACCCTGGACGATTTGACGCGGCGCGGCTTCGAGCCCCTCGCCTTCCGCTACCTCTGTGCTACCGTCCATTACCGCACGCGCATGAACTTCACCTGGGAGTCGCTGCGGGCGGCCCAGCGGGGGCTGCTCCGCCTGCGTCTCCACGCCCAGGCAGCGGACGGGGAGGCCGAGGCCCTGCCGGAGGAGGCCGCCCCCTGGCTTCGACGATTCTGGGAGGCCGTGTGCGACGACCTCGGCCTGCCGCGTGCCCTGGCGGTGGCCTGGGGTGTGGCCCGCTCCAGCCTGCCGGCGCCCGTCAAGCGGCGCCTGCTGCTGGACTTCGACCGGGTGCTCGGGCTGGGGCTGGACCGTCCGGCGGAAGCTCCCTCTCTGCCTGCCGAGGTGGAACTGCTGAGAAGGGAACGGGACGCCCTCCGCGCCCAGGGGCGCTGGGCCGAGGCCGACCGTCTGCGCCTTCGCCTGGGCGAGATGGGCTACGAAGTGCGCGATACCCGTAGCGGCACTGCAGTCGTCCCCCGGCCGCGCTGGCTGGCCCAGCCGGGCACCATCTCCCGCAGCAGCGATGTCCCGTCCATCATCCAGCAGCCGCCGACGCTGGAGTTCAGCGTCAGCCTCCTGGCCCGCGACAACTTGCCGGAGGTGAGGCGCTGCCTCCAGGCGCTTCTGCGCTGGCTGCCAACAGAGGCCGAGGTCCTGGTGGTGGACAACGGCTCCAGCGACGATACCGGGCGCTGGCTGGACGAGTTGGCGGCGGATGATAGGCGGGTGCGCGTTTTCCACGCCGACCACTTTCTCGGGGCGGCCGCCGGCCGCAACGTGACGGTGCGCCAGGCGCGAGGGCGCATCTTCGTCTGGCTGGACGCCAGCGTGGAGCTTACGGACGACGTCTTCTCGCCCCTCGCCGTCGACCTCTCCAGGCCTCGGGTGGGCCTGGTGGGCCGCTGGGGCCTGAGGTCCTCGGACCTGCGCAGCTTCGATGAAGTGGAGGAGGCGGGCGAGGTGGATGCCCTGGAGGGCTACCTGATGGCCCTGCGCCGCGAGGTTCTCGCCCAGGTCGCCCCTCTCGACGAGAAGTTCCGCTTCTACCGACACCTCGACCTGGACTTGAGTCTTGCCGTTCGCTCTCGGGGCTACATCCTGGTGTGCGACCCTTCGCTGCCTGTGGTGCGCCATGCTCACGGCGAGTGGGAGCGGACCCCGCCCGAGGAGCGCGAGCGGTTGAGCAGGCGCAACTTCTACCGCTTCCTGCGGCGCTGGGGAGGCCGCCAGGACCTGCTGGTGGGCTCTCGCTGA
- a CDS encoding zf-TFIIB domain-containing protein, producing the protein MYCPKCNEQLRVGKRSGVTVDWCPRCRGVWLDRGELEKIIERETEYYSPYEEAYEREYEREYRPTDRPPPPYYGKPKKKKGFLRELFDFEFLD; encoded by the coding sequence GTGTATTGTCCCAAGTGCAACGAGCAGCTGAGGGTGGGCAAGCGCAGCGGGGTCACCGTGGACTGGTGCCCCCGCTGCCGCGGTGTGTGGCTGGACCGGGGCGAGCTGGAGAAGATCATCGAGCGGGAGACGGAGTATTACAGCCCTTATGAGGAGGCCTACGAGCGAGAGTACGAGCGCGAGTACAGGCCTACTGACAGGCCCCCTCCCCCTTATTACGGTAAGCCCAAAAAGAAGAAGGGCTTCCTACGAGAGCTGTTCGATTTCGAGTTCCTGGACTGA
- a CDS encoding TlpA family protein disulfide reductase: MPRYDWKRRLIALAGVAVGVTVVLAVLQATGNFGRERGIEPARLVAGPPVAGAVEYEVGPRIGQYAPDFVASRLEDGTPVRLSSFRGRPVFINFWASWCEPCREELPAIADLMRQHPELVVIGINRGDTSGTALRFLESIDLGEGRRGMKFTEAVADPQDTLFNAYQGLGMPFSIFLDASGRVVAVHNGQLTRERMEEYYQRAATGTLP; encoded by the coding sequence ATGCCTCGCTACGACTGGAAGCGACGTCTCATCGCCCTGGCCGGCGTGGCCGTGGGTGTGACAGTCGTGCTGGCGGTCCTGCAGGCCACCGGCAACTTCGGGCGGGAGAGGGGCATCGAGCCGGCGCGCCTGGTGGCTGGCCCGCCGGTGGCGGGGGCAGTGGAATACGAGGTGGGGCCCAGGATCGGGCAGTATGCGCCCGACTTCGTGGCCTCGCGGCTGGAGGACGGCACCCCCGTTCGCCTGAGCAGCTTTCGCGGCCGCCCCGTCTTCATCAACTTCTGGGCCAGCTGGTGCGAGCCTTGCCGGGAGGAGCTGCCGGCCATCGCTGACCTGATGCGTCAGCATCCGGAGCTGGTGGTCATCGGCATCAACCGCGGCGATACGTCGGGGACGGCCCTGCGCTTTCTGGAAAGCATCGACCTGGGCGAAGGGCGTCGGGGCATGAAGTTCACTGAGGCGGTGGCCGACCCTCAGGACACCCTCTTCAATGCCTACCAGGGGCTGGGAATGCCCTTCAGCATCTTCCTGGACGCCAGCGGACGAGTGGTGGCGGTGCACAATGGACAGCTGACCCGCGAGCGGATGGAGGAGTACTACCAGCGCGCGGCCACCGGCACCCTGCCCTGA